The following coding sequences lie in one Euhalothece natronophila Z-M001 genomic window:
- a CDS encoding DUF4149 domain-containing protein: MDIVSSAKRNPSRWSVVVFVTLCFWLSASTVLDFVIIPSLMQAGMMSEPGFISAGYSMFGLFNHIELLCAGIILSGFLILKRNHLLPQEQEQWVMIFATFLLVIALTCNYFLTPQLSAFGIDLNWFETNTIMSVEMVQFHLSYWLLELMKFIIGGLLLVWSFQAWQPERTD, encoded by the coding sequence ATGGATATTGTCTCTTCTGCGAAACGGAATCCTAGCCGATGGTCAGTTGTGGTTTTTGTAACCCTTTGCTTTTGGTTAAGTGCCAGCACGGTTTTAGATTTTGTAATTATTCCTTCTCTTATGCAAGCAGGAATGATGAGCGAGCCTGGGTTTATTAGTGCAGGTTATTCCATGTTTGGTCTTTTTAACCATATTGAGTTGCTTTGTGCTGGAATCATTTTAAGTGGCTTTTTAATTTTGAAAAGAAATCATCTCCTCCCCCAAGAACAAGAACAATGGGTAATGATTTTTGCAACATTTCTCTTAGTAATTGCACTCACTTGTAACTATTTTTTAACCCCACAACTGAGTGCATTTGGAATTGACTTAAATTGGTTTGAAACGAATACAATTATGTCAGTGGAAATGGTACAGTTTCATTTAAGTTATTGGCTATTAGAATTAATGAAGTTTATCATAGGTGGACTGCTCTTAGTATGGAGTTTTCAAGCCTGGCAACCAGAGAGAACCGATTAA
- a CDS encoding TMEM165/GDT1 family protein has product MTDHSDRASATPTPTGLFKQGFSTVFISTFITIFLAEIGDKTQLATLLISAESQAPFVVFIGAALALMTTSLMGVLLGQWLAKMVSQRQLQVMVASLLLVIAILLLGDVVEGV; this is encoded by the coding sequence GTGACTGATCACAGCGATCGCGCTTCTGCGACACCAACCCCCACCGGTCTCTTTAAGCAAGGCTTCTCCACCGTCTTTATCTCTACCTTTATTACTATCTTTCTCGCAGAAATTGGGGATAAAACGCAATTAGCTACACTCTTAATTAGTGCAGAATCTCAAGCTCCCTTTGTTGTTTTCATTGGCGCGGCTCTGGCTCTTATGACCACTAGTTTAATGGGAGTTTTGCTGGGACAATGGCTGGCAAAAATGGTTTCTCAGCGACAACTGCAAGTGATGGTTGCCTCGTTACTTTTAGTGATTGCTATTTTGTTGTTAGGTGATGTTGTTGAAGGAGTTTAG
- a CDS encoding nuclear transport factor 2 family protein: MSTASLTQPVSIDGLNLPLIEHYFQRMNAQNFQGVAELFVSNGELHPPFEEPVIGDRAIAHYLETEAMGMKLFPNRGNEKLLEDGKTEVYVKGYVKTSLFKVNVAWQFLIDGEQDKLLAVAVKLLASWEELAQIQR; the protein is encoded by the coding sequence ATGTCCACTGCTTCTCTTACCCAACCTGTTTCTATTGATGGTTTAAACCTGCCCTTGATTGAGCATTATTTTCAACGGATGAATGCTCAAAATTTTCAGGGAGTAGCTGAGTTATTTGTCTCCAATGGGGAATTACATCCGCCTTTTGAAGAACCTGTTATTGGCGATCGCGCGATCGCGCACTATCTAGAAACTGAAGCAATGGGAATGAAGTTATTTCCTAACAGAGGTAATGAAAAATTGCTTGAAGATGGCAAAACAGAAGTTTATGTTAAAGGTTATGTTAAAACTTCCTTATTTAAAGTAAATGTCGCTTGGCAATTTTTAATTGATGGTGAACAAGACAAGCTCTTAGCCGTGGCAGTTAAACTACTTGCTTCTTGGGAAGAACTTGCCCAAATTCAACGTTAA
- a CDS encoding YkgJ family cysteine cluster protein, with product MPNWSCMKNCGACCYLEPSERPELEDYLSWEELKQYHDLVGEDGWCVHYQKETKTCGIYEQRPSFCRVSAENFKRMFGVNREEFDEFAIDCCCEHIASLYGEDSEEMTRYLELVDHE from the coding sequence ATGCCAAATTGGTCTTGCATGAAAAACTGTGGCGCTTGTTGCTACCTTGAACCGTCCGAGCGTCCCGAATTAGAAGACTATCTCTCTTGGGAGGAGTTAAAGCAGTACCATGATTTAGTGGGGGAAGATGGTTGGTGTGTTCATTATCAAAAGGAAACCAAAACTTGTGGTATCTATGAACAGCGTCCCTCTTTTTGTCGCGTTAGTGCCGAGAATTTTAAGCGGATGTTTGGGGTAAATCGGGAGGAGTTTGATGAATTTGCGATTGATTGCTGTTGTGAGCATATTGCCAGTCTTTATGGGGAGGATAGTGAGGAAATGACTCGCTATTTGGAATTAGTTGATCATGAATGA
- the menB gene encoding 1,4-dihydroxy-2-naphthoyl-CoA synthase: MQINWQTVKTYEDIRYEKADGIAKLTINRPHKRNAFRPQTVFELYEAFAHIREDRNIGVVLLTGAGPHTDGKYAFCSGGDQSVRGKAGYLDDDGTPRLNVLDLQRAIRSLPKVVIALVAGYAIGGGHVLHLMCDLTIAADNAIFGQTGPKVGSFDGGFGASYLARIVGQKKAREIWFLCRQYSAQQALDMGLVNTVVPVEELETEGVNWANEILDKSPTAIRCLKAAFNADCDGQMGLQELAGNATLLYYMTEEGSEGKQAFLEKRKPNFRDYPWLP; this comes from the coding sequence ATGCAAATAAACTGGCAAACTGTTAAAACTTACGAAGATATCCGCTATGAAAAAGCTGATGGCATTGCCAAACTGACGATTAATCGTCCTCACAAACGAAATGCGTTTCGACCGCAAACAGTTTTTGAACTTTATGAAGCCTTTGCCCATATTCGGGAAGATCGTAATATTGGGGTCGTTTTATTGACAGGTGCAGGGCCTCATACGGATGGCAAATATGCTTTTTGTTCTGGAGGAGATCAAAGTGTAAGAGGGAAAGCAGGTTATCTTGATGATGATGGAACACCGCGCCTGAATGTCTTAGACTTACAGCGGGCAATTCGTTCTCTACCCAAAGTTGTCATTGCCTTAGTAGCCGGTTATGCCATTGGCGGAGGTCATGTGCTGCATTTAATGTGCGACCTCACTATTGCTGCTGATAATGCTATTTTTGGGCAAACTGGACCGAAAGTAGGGAGTTTTGATGGGGGCTTTGGGGCAAGTTATCTGGCTCGTATAGTCGGACAGAAAAAAGCCCGAGAAATTTGGTTTCTCTGTCGTCAATATAGCGCACAGCAAGCCTTAGATATGGGGCTAGTCAATACGGTAGTGCCAGTAGAAGAGTTAGAGACAGAAGGGGTCAATTGGGCTAATGAGATTTTAGATAAAAGTCCCACTGCCATTCGTTGTCTAAAAGCTGCCTTTAACGCCGACTGTGATGGTCAAATGGGCTTACAAGAGTTAGCCGGGAATGCCACCCTTCTTTACTATATGACTGAGGAAGGAAGTGAGGGAAAGCAGGCTTTCCTAGAAAAGCGCAAACCTAATTTTCGCGATTATCCTTGGCTACCCTAG
- a CDS encoding glycoside hydrolase: MAYPLYVAFVWHQHQPIYSSSQGNYDLPWVRLHGTKDYLDLILLLERYPQLHQTVNLVPSLLRQLEAYGQGRASDPYLKLTLTPENHLTRNQREYIINHFFDANYRTLIDPHPRYRQLYQQRKDYGATWCLYHWKNQDYSDLLAWHNLAWIDPLFWDDPEIAAFLEKGKGFTLQDRQRIYAKQQEIINQIIPKHKQLQEKGQLELTTSPYTHPILPLLADTNAARVAIPDINLPQHRFSWAEDIPRHLEKAKAIHQSYFETLPQGLWPSEQAISPEILPYISKAGFQWICSDEAILGWTLNHFFHRNERGTLYAPELLYRPYRLPTENGDLNVVFRDHRLSDLIGFTYSKLPPQAAAKDFISRLSAIAQRLGEPIEHPWLVTIALDGENCWEQYYQDGKPFLEALYQRLSDHKGIELVTVSEFLDKFPATATLPTEKLHSGSWVNGNLNTWIGDPIKNRAWDLLAEARNVLANYPEATEENYPQAWEALYAAEGSDWFWWLGEGHSSNQDAIFDQLFREHLSQFYTALNLPIPEKLKQPLESHQRKKSHPPLSFIHPFIDGIADEQDWDKAGRIDVGTTGAMHANSDVQRIWYGLDHLNFYFRFDFKKGGQPGTNLPPELHLFWFYPGITLLNSRIPLKGVPQHPPLDYLYHHHLGINIVEETVWLEEAAENHRWFGCRTRAKFHFNDCLELSVPWEDLGMSPDISLNIIAVLADRAQFRSYYPEKEFIVLEIP; this comes from the coding sequence ATGGCTTATCCTCTCTACGTCGCCTTTGTTTGGCATCAGCATCAACCCATTTATTCTTCTTCCCAAGGTAACTATGATCTTCCTTGGGTGCGCTTGCATGGGACAAAAGACTATCTTGATCTGATTTTACTGCTAGAGCGTTATCCTCAGTTACATCAGACGGTGAATCTTGTTCCCTCCCTCCTTCGCCAATTAGAAGCGTATGGTCAAGGAAGAGCCTCTGATCCTTATCTTAAGTTAACTTTAACCCCAGAGAACCATTTAACTCGCAATCAGCGAGAATACATCATTAATCATTTTTTTGATGCCAACTATCGCACCCTGATTGATCCTCATCCTCGTTACCGACAACTGTATCAACAAAGAAAGGATTATGGGGCAACTTGGTGTTTATATCATTGGAAAAATCAAGATTACAGCGATCTCCTAGCGTGGCATAATTTAGCTTGGATTGATCCTCTCTTTTGGGATGATCCTGAAATTGCTGCTTTCTTAGAGAAAGGAAAAGGATTTACTTTACAAGATCGCCAACGGATTTATGCCAAACAGCAAGAAATTATTAATCAGATTATCCCCAAACATAAACAGTTACAAGAGAAAGGACAACTAGAATTAACCACCAGTCCTTATACTCATCCTATTCTTCCCCTTTTAGCAGATACCAATGCGGCAAGAGTTGCCATTCCTGACATCAATTTACCGCAACATCGGTTTAGTTGGGCTGAGGATATTCCCCGTCACTTAGAAAAAGCAAAAGCCATTCATCAAAGTTATTTCGAGACACTTCCCCAAGGATTATGGCCCTCAGAACAGGCGATTAGTCCCGAGATTCTCCCTTATATTAGCAAGGCTGGTTTCCAGTGGATCTGTTCCGATGAAGCGATTTTAGGTTGGACGCTTAACCATTTTTTCCATCGTAATGAACGGGGAACCCTTTATGCCCCTGAGTTATTATATCGTCCTTATCGACTGCCCACCGAGAATGGGGATTTAAACGTTGTTTTCCGTGATCATCGCTTATCAGATTTAATTGGCTTTACTTATAGTAAATTACCCCCCCAGGCAGCAGCAAAAGACTTTATTAGTCGCTTAAGCGCGATCGCGCAACGTCTTGGTGAACCCATTGAACATCCTTGGTTAGTTACCATTGCTTTAGATGGGGAAAATTGTTGGGAACAGTATTATCAAGATGGCAAACCCTTTTTAGAAGCCCTTTATCAACGTCTCAGTGATCATAAAGGAATTGAACTTGTCACTGTCTCTGAATTTCTAGATAAGTTTCCAGCAACAGCTACTTTACCCACAGAAAAACTCCATAGCGGTTCTTGGGTTAATGGCAATCTTAACACTTGGATTGGCGATCCCATTAAAAATCGCGCTTGGGATTTACTTGCTGAAGCCAGAAATGTTTTAGCCAATTATCCCGAAGCCACCGAAGAAAACTATCCTCAAGCCTGGGAAGCCCTTTATGCTGCCGAAGGTTCGGACTGGTTTTGGTGGTTAGGAGAAGGACATTCTTCTAACCAAGATGCCATTTTTGATCAACTCTTTCGAGAACATTTATCGCAATTTTATACCGCCCTTAATTTACCAATTCCTGAAAAACTAAAGCAGCCGCTTGAGTCCCACCAAAGAAAAAAATCTCATCCTCCCTTGAGTTTTATTCACCCTTTTATTGATGGAATTGCAGATGAACAAGACTGGGATAAAGCGGGACGAATTGATGTGGGAACAACAGGGGCGATGCACGCCAACAGTGATGTACAAAGAATCTGGTATGGGTTAGATCATCTTAACTTCTACTTTCGATTTGATTTCAAAAAAGGTGGGCAACCCGGCACCAATTTACCGCCAGAATTGCATTTATTTTGGTTTTACCCTGGGATTACTTTACTCAATAGTCGCATTCCTTTAAAAGGAGTTCCTCAACATCCGCCATTAGATTATTTATACCATCACCATTTAGGGATTAATATAGTAGAAGAAACCGTTTGGTTAGAAGAAGCTGCCGAAAATCATCGCTGGTTTGGCTGTCGAACTCGGGCAAAATTTCACTTTAATGACTGTCTCGAATTATCTGTTCCTTGGGAAGATTTAGGAATGTCTCCTGATATTTCTCTTAATATTATCGCAGTGCTTGCCGATCGCGCTCAATTCCGCAGTTATTACCCAGAAAAAGAATTTATTGTCTTAGAAATTCCTTAA
- a CDS encoding Uma2 family endonuclease has protein sequence MTTYTINLDTITTLDDEQFLKVCQANPDLKFERTSQGKLVIMSPTGGETGKKNAELIAEFCIWNRQQKQGIVFDSSTAFKFPNGAIRSPDVSWIKKERWEKLTQEERDKFSQI, from the coding sequence ATGACAACTTACACCATTAATTTAGACACAATTACTACTCTAGATGATGAACAGTTTTTAAAAGTTTGTCAAGCGAATCCAGACTTAAAATTTGAGCGCACCTCCCAAGGAAAATTAGTTATTATGTCGCCCACAGGTGGGGAAACTGGCAAAAAAAATGCCGAGTTAATCGCTGAATTTTGCATTTGGAATCGTCAGCAAAAGCAAGGAATCGTTTTTGATTCTTCCACCGCATTTAAGTTTCCCAATGGCGCAATTCGATCTCCTGATGTTTCTTGGATAAAAAAAGAACGATGGGAGAAGTTAACCCAAGAGGAAAGGGATAAATTTTCGCAAATTTAG
- a CDS encoding PulJ/GspJ family protein, whose product MRLNQINCLASKKQNSGFTLTELLVAIVITGILVAGSSIGLDTLLQRNARNERQTLRRQEINRALDFIAEEIKMADTISDDPNNDVPEGSKISRSTASNQTPILILTIPNFDDKVVYRIAEPTTSTVWQGPRVIYRWGPGFTSDGNYSNEGNSESWQNRPLIDFISAEEGGSCESGTIIPESPEGFYICQQGNRTAEIVIRNSEGSIKLRQKAFARSNASD is encoded by the coding sequence ATGAGACTTAATCAGATTAATTGTTTAGCTTCTAAGAAACAAAATTCAGGGTTTACGCTCACTGAGCTATTAGTTGCAATTGTCATTACAGGAATTTTAGTGGCAGGTTCTAGCATTGGTTTAGATACACTATTGCAGAGAAATGCTAGGAATGAGCGACAAACTTTAAGACGACAAGAGATTAATCGGGCCTTAGATTTTATCGCAGAGGAAATAAAAATGGCAGACACTATTTCTGATGATCCAAATAATGACGTGCCAGAAGGAAGTAAAATATCTAGAAGTACAGCTTCTAATCAAACTCCAATTCTTATTCTAACGATTCCTAATTTTGATGATAAGGTAGTATATCGAATTGCTGAACCTACCACCAGTACAGTTTGGCAGGGGCCGAGAGTTATTTATCGGTGGGGGCCAGGCTTTACCAGTGATGGCAATTATTCCAATGAGGGAAATAGTGAAAGTTGGCAAAATCGACCGCTAATTGATTTTATTTCTGCAGAAGAAGGTGGTAGTTGTGAAAGTGGCACTATTATCCCAGAATCTCCTGAAGGGTTTTATATTTGTCAGCAAGGAAATCGTACTGCAGAAATTGTTATCCGCAATAGTGAAGGTAGTATTAAACTTAGGCAAAAAGCATTTGCAAGAAGCAACGCTTCTGATTAA
- a CDS encoding orange carotenoid protein N-terminal domain-containing protein encodes MVATTNTFINTSVGAVETTLQEFKKLSTDEQLAALWFIYLETGKSITPAAPGSARLQLAQGLMDQVKAMSHQEQLQFMRNLVEKVNTPATRSYGILSPNTKLAFWYRLAQWMEDGTVIPMPSGYQLSKTGKQVIGKIQNLEFNQQITILRRCVVDMGVDAFA; translated from the coding sequence ATGGTTGCTACTACCAATACTTTCATCAATACCTCAGTCGGAGCAGTAGAAACAACTCTTCAAGAGTTCAAAAAACTTAGCACCGATGAGCAATTAGCAGCACTCTGGTTTATCTACTTAGAAACTGGAAAATCCATTACTCCTGCTGCTCCTGGTTCTGCTAGACTACAACTTGCTCAAGGCTTAATGGATCAAGTAAAAGCCATGAGTCATCAAGAGCAGTTACAGTTTATGCGTAACCTAGTGGAAAAAGTTAACACCCCTGCAACCCGTAGCTATGGCATTCTCAGCCCTAATACTAAATTAGCATTCTGGTATCGTCTGGCTCAGTGGATGGAAGATGGCACTGTCATTCCTATGCCTTCAGGTTATCAACTTTCTAAAACAGGGAAGCAAGTAATTGGTAAAATCCAAAACCTTGAGTTCAATCAGCAAATCACCATTCTCCGTCGCTGTGTTGTTGACATGGGCGTTGATGCGTTTGCTTAA
- a CDS encoding GspH/FimT family pseudopilin: MLTFAFYNKKQQGFTLFEILVVLFLIGILSAISAPNFLGWYRRSQLDYSLSEVRGALRQAQREAIRRSAICQVTINAEASPVTVTSCVSTRTLPEPVTVGFSGGSTITFGFRGNTNNNNTIHFSSEAVTQQKCLAISMPLGIIREGIYDSSASPRCQKL; encoded by the coding sequence ATGTTAACCTTTGCCTTTTACAACAAGAAGCAACAAGGATTTACACTTTTTGAAATTCTTGTTGTCCTTTTTCTGATTGGGATTCTGAGTGCGATTTCTGCTCCTAACTTTTTGGGCTGGTATCGACGAAGCCAGTTAGATTATTCTCTAAGCGAGGTTCGAGGGGCATTACGACAAGCTCAACGAGAAGCCATTCGTCGCAGTGCAATTTGCCAGGTAACGATTAATGCTGAAGCATCCCCTGTAACGGTGACATCTTGTGTTTCAACACGAACTTTACCTGAGCCCGTAACAGTGGGCTTTTCTGGTGGCTCAACAATTACCTTTGGATTTCGAGGCAATACCAATAATAATAATACGATTCACTTTTCTAGTGAGGCAGTAACGCAACAAAAATGCCTAGCAATTTCAATGCCGTTAGGAATTATTAGAGAAGGAATTTATGACAGTAGTGCCAGTCCGCGCTGCCAAAAACTATGA
- a CDS encoding NAD(P)H-quinone oxidoreductase subunit N: MDFASNFSDQLNVGLILPEGIIIATLLIVLIADLIVGRNRSRGLPYIAIGGLLLSVVALYFQWNPENPIALLGSFSGDDLSIVFRSIIALSTAVTILMSIRYVEQSGSALSEFIAIMLTATVGAMFLSGANELVMIFLSLETLSISSYLMTGYTKRDSRSNEAALKYLLIGAASSAIFLYGSSLLYGLSGGETRLPEIASGIAQIEGGELASAIALVFMIAGIAFKISAVPFHQWTPDVYEGSPTPVVAFLSVGSKAAGFALAIRLLVVTFPFEEPQWRLIFTALAILSMILGNAVALAQTSMKRLLAYSSIGQAGFVMIGMVAATEAGYASMIFYLLVYLFMNLGAFTGLILFSLRTGTDQITEYAGLYQKDPLLTLGLSICLLSLGGIPPLAGFFGKIYLFWAGWQAGLSGLVIIGLIASVISIYYYIRVVKMMVVKEPHEMSDTVRNYPAVNWKLPGMRPLQVGLVLSLVVTSLAGILSNPLFTIANSSIANTPVLQKASLIEEEVQDKQVSLAEPKTPAIVD; the protein is encoded by the coding sequence ATGGACTTTGCAAGTAATTTTTCTGATCAACTCAATGTCGGTTTAATATTACCCGAGGGGATTATCATTGCGACCCTCTTAATCGTTTTAATCGCTGATTTAATCGTGGGACGTAATCGCTCACGAGGACTCCCTTATATTGCCATTGGTGGGCTACTCTTATCTGTTGTTGCCCTTTACTTCCAATGGAATCCTGAAAACCCGATCGCGCTTCTTGGTAGCTTCAGTGGCGATGATCTCAGTATTGTTTTTCGTAGCATTATTGCCCTTTCCACGGCGGTAACAATTTTAATGTCAATTCGCTATGTCGAACAAAGTGGCAGTGCTTTATCCGAATTTATCGCCATCATGCTAACGGCGACAGTGGGGGCAATGTTCCTCAGTGGTGCAAATGAACTGGTGATGATCTTCCTGTCTTTAGAAACCCTGAGTATTTCATCTTACTTAATGACAGGATACACCAAGCGTGACTCTCGTTCTAATGAAGCTGCCTTAAAATATCTCCTTATTGGCGCTGCTAGTTCCGCCATTTTCCTTTATGGGTCATCCTTACTGTATGGGTTATCAGGGGGAGAAACCAGACTGCCTGAAATTGCGTCTGGAATCGCCCAAATAGAAGGAGGAGAACTTGCTAGCGCGATCGCGCTTGTATTTATGATCGCAGGGATTGCCTTTAAAATTTCTGCTGTTCCCTTTCACCAATGGACTCCTGATGTTTATGAAGGATCACCCACCCCCGTTGTTGCCTTCTTATCAGTGGGATCAAAAGCTGCAGGATTTGCCCTTGCTATTCGCTTACTGGTGGTTACCTTCCCCTTCGAAGAACCCCAATGGCGTTTAATTTTCACCGCCCTTGCTATTCTCAGCATGATTTTAGGGAATGCAGTCGCCCTTGCCCAAACCAGCATGAAACGGCTTCTTGCTTATTCTTCCATTGGTCAAGCAGGATTTGTGATGATTGGGATGGTTGCTGCCACCGAAGCAGGATATGCCAGCATGATCTTCTATTTACTGGTATATCTCTTTATGAACTTAGGGGCATTTACAGGCTTAATTCTCTTCTCCCTCCGTACTGGAACTGACCAAATTACGGAATATGCAGGACTTTATCAAAAAGATCCCCTTCTAACCCTGGGCTTAAGCATTTGTTTACTTTCCTTAGGCGGGATTCCTCCCCTTGCTGGATTCTTTGGTAAAATTTACTTATTCTGGGCAGGTTGGCAAGCTGGCTTATCGGGACTAGTGATCATCGGACTGATTGCCAGTGTCATTTCTATTTACTACTACATCCGCGTAGTAAAAATGATGGTTGTGAAAGAACCTCACGAAATGTCAGACACAGTTCGTAACTATCCTGCTGTCAATTGGAAACTACCTGGAATGCGTCCTTTGCAAGTAGGCTTAGTTCTCTCCTTAGTTGTTACCTCTTTAGCTGGCATTTTATCCAATCCTCTGTTTACCATTGCTAACAGTTCCATTGCCAATACGCCAGTGTTACAAAAGGCTTCTCTCATAGAAGAGGAAGTACAAGACAAGCAAGTCTCATTAGCCGAGCCAAAAACACCTGCTATTGTGGACTAA
- a CDS encoding TMEM165/GDT1 family protein gives MDWQLLGLTFVTVFMAEIGDKSQLAAIALGGNSKFPTAVLLGSIVALLTASFLGVLLGGGVAQLLPTRLLKTLAAIGFTFLALKLLILEEEESD, from the coding sequence ATGGATTGGCAATTACTAGGATTAACCTTTGTTACCGTTTTTATGGCGGAAATTGGAGATAAAAGTCAACTAGCCGCGATCGCGCTGGGAGGAAATAGCAAGTTCCCCACAGCGGTTTTACTCGGTTCTATTGTTGCTCTACTTACAGCCAGTTTTCTTGGGGTTCTTTTAGGGGGAGGAGTGGCCCAGCTTCTTCCAACTCGTCTCTTAAAGACCCTTGCTGCGATTGGGTTTACATTTCTTGCACTCAAACTCTTAATTCTAGAAGAAGAGGAATCAGATTAA
- a CDS encoding ABC transporter ATP-binding protein produces the protein MTGNSETILEADQVNLTDPLGLTNLLSDISFKIQERDRAVILGTSGSGKTSLLRILNRLSEPTSGQLFYRDTPYDQIPVISLRKNIVLVPQEPKLLGMTVTEALAYPLKLQKLPPNEIKNRLTTYCEQLQIPESWYEKSELELSLGQRQLVTLARGLVMQPDILLLDEPTSALDIATASRVLDIMKQQEMAIIMVNHQFDIAQQFSRQIFYLQEGMIQKTLLNDNLDWEALKAEIIQQEKELEAEWS, from the coding sequence ATGACAGGTAACTCAGAAACGATTTTAGAAGCTGATCAAGTTAATTTAACTGATCCGTTAGGATTAACCAATTTATTAAGTGATATTTCTTTCAAGATTCAAGAGCGCGATCGCGCTGTTATTTTAGGAACATCAGGATCAGGAAAAACGTCTCTTTTACGCATACTTAATCGCCTTAGTGAACCCACATCAGGACAACTGTTTTATCGGGATACTCCTTATGATCAAATTCCTGTTATTTCTCTTCGTAAAAACATTGTTTTAGTTCCACAAGAACCGAAACTTTTAGGAATGACAGTTACTGAAGCCCTTGCTTATCCCTTAAAACTACAGAAACTTCCCCCAAATGAGATTAAAAATCGGTTGACTACCTATTGTGAACAATTACAAATTCCTGAAAGCTGGTACGAAAAATCAGAATTAGAATTATCTCTTGGACAACGTCAGCTTGTTACCCTAGCAAGAGGGTTAGTCATGCAACCAGATATTTTATTATTAGATGAACCCACTTCTGCGTTAGATATCGCCACCGCTAGTAGAGTTCTTGATATTATGAAACAGCAAGAGATGGCAATTATTATGGTTAATCATCAGTTTGATATTGCCCAACAATTTAGCCGTCAAATTTTCTATCTTCAAGAAGGTATGATTCAAAAAACGCTCCTAAATGATAACCTTGATTGGGAAGCCTTAAAAGCGGAAATTATCCAGCAGGAAAAAGAACTAGAAGCAGAATGGTCTTAA
- a CDS encoding undecaprenyl-diphosphate phosphatase — MTILESILLGVIQGIFMFFPVSSTSHLVLTQHWLSQRGSALPPAESPEMIFFDLIVHVGTLISIAVVFRQSLSRFIIKVWQDTIQFLTTLTTSRREPLSLSLLGKEIRPLILPSGERGDNRYLYLRLAILGMLSVVVTALIGFPMRSLFKAVFAQPLAIALTLTITGILLWYTDYKRHQKVGLREMNPLVASIIGVGQALSLMPGLSRSGMTISFSLFAGMKRQWAAEYSFFIAFPTILGATLLQVIEVIEADAWDNIGFLPMFIGFVVSAIVGIFALYLVVILLYKAKFRFFSFYVWALAVIVAIGSFRGVFSTDFG, encoded by the coding sequence ATGACTATATTGGAATCAATTTTATTAGGTGTAATTCAAGGAATCTTTATGTTTTTCCCTGTTAGTTCAACCAGTCATCTGGTTTTGACTCAGCATTGGTTAAGTCAGCGAGGTTCGGCTTTACCGCCAGCAGAAAGCCCTGAAATGATTTTTTTTGATCTAATTGTTCATGTGGGAACTCTGATTTCCATTGCAGTCGTCTTTCGTCAAAGTTTAAGCCGTTTTATTATTAAGGTTTGGCAAGATACAATTCAATTTCTCACGACGCTTACTACTTCTCGTCGCGAACCCCTGAGTCTCTCCTTATTAGGAAAAGAAATTCGTCCCTTAATATTGCCTAGTGGGGAACGGGGTGATAATCGCTATCTATATTTACGCCTTGCCATTTTAGGGATGCTTTCGGTTGTGGTGACAGCCTTAATTGGGTTTCCGATGCGATCGCTGTTTAAGGCAGTATTTGCTCAACCCCTCGCGATCGCGCTAACTTTGACTATCACAGGCATCTTACTTTGGTACACTGACTACAAGCGGCATCAAAAGGTAGGATTACGGGAAATGAATCCTTTGGTTGCTAGTATTATTGGAGTGGGACAAGCCCTTTCCTTAATGCCAGGTCTCAGCCGTAGTGGAATGACGATTTCCTTTTCTCTCTTTGCTGGAATGAAACGACAGTGGGCTGCGGAATATAGTTTTTTCATTGCCTTTCCCACAATTCTTGGGGCAACCTTGCTACAAGTGATTGAAGTGATTGAGGCAGATGCTTGGGATAATATTGGCTTTCTCCCCATGTTTATTGGTTTTGTGGTCTCAGCAATTGTAGGAATTTTTGCTTTATATCTGGTTGTGATTCTACTTTATAAAGCCAAATTTCGCTTTTTCTCCTTTTATGTTTGGGCTTTAGCGGTAATTGTTGCCATTGGCAGCTTTCGAGGCGTATTTTCTACTGATTTTGGCTAA